CTCGGGAATGAACCTCACAGTAAGGGCGATGATGTGAAGGTAGATGTTGAAGCCTATCGTATCGTGTATACTGAGATTAAAAAAATTGATCCGTCCGTTTTAGTTGTTGGCACTTCGATTGGGCTCAATGAGGACTATTTCAAGGCAGGTTTCGGGGAGTGGTGTGATGTCTATAATTTTCATTCATATGAGGATCCTGAGGGAGTCCGTGACATTGTGGAGAATGGATATCCCGCTATGTTTGAAAAATATGGCTTCCCCAAGCCTGTGTGGTCAACGGAACTGGGTATGAATAGCCAGGGAATGGCTCGGCTGGCTGTCGCCGGTCTGCTTTACAAGAAGTTTGCTAATTTCTTTGCAGGAGGCGGGGCAAATGCATCGTGGTTTGGCCTTTTCTATCCGGACCCAAATGCAAGAATACATAACTCCTTTGCATCTGCTCACAACGTGTTCGATTGCCGATACAGCAAATATGCACCAAAGCTCGATGCGATTGCATATTACAACGCAGTGAACGGAATCGGGATTAAGAAATTTGTGACTGATAAAGTATACGTGGATGGTGAACACCTTTTCCTTTTTCGTGATGTGGATGGACGATCTCTCATCATCGCCTATAACGAGGAAGGCAGGCATGATGTATTTATTCCGATGCCCGATGTGTCTTCTGTGGATATTGTTCGTATTGATGGGAGTCGGGATCAGTTGGATGCTCGTGGGAAGGGAATTTCCTTAACGATCGGTGAAGACCCGATTTTAATTTCATATGGCGATGGTCCAGGAGACCTCCCTGAGAAACTTGAAGTTGCACCCATTCGGTTTTCTGATTTGCCGGTTGAGTTGAATCGGCATATTAATAATCAAGTTGGTTTCACTCGGGACGGTATTGGAGATGAAACTATAGAACTCAAGTTGCCTCCGTTCTGGGAGGTCGAGCGGGCTGGCTCTGTGGGGCAACAAAGTGCGTTTGAGCAATTTTCGATACAGGTTCCTGCGGATAGCAGATTGCGTGAAGCGACTCTGGATGTCTTGATTTCCGGTGACGACCAAAACGGGCGCCCTATTGGATTGTTAACGGCTAGAATACCTGTGGTGGAAGAGTTATCGATAGAGCTGCTTCCGGTCCCTGCGGTTGAGCAGGATGAGCCAGGTGTTAAACTGGTCATTCAGAACAACAGCCTCAATTCCAAGGACTTGACTTGGAAGGTGGTTTTGGAGGGGGAACAAAGCCTGAAGGAGGGGAAGTATACGCGCATTTCTGATACTGATGCGCACTTCATGATGCCTGCTACGGGCTTTCTTAGTTTGCCTGCACGTGAGTCATCCGAGATATACCTGCCGATTGATAATACGGAACCTGTTGCGGTATATCATGTTAAGGCCACAGTCAGGGATCAGTCTGGAAATGTGATCTCGAGAAAGCGACCGGTTGCCGGTTTTATCCCGGTCTTTAAGCTTTGCAGTCCTCTGGTAATTGATGGAGTGCTTGATGAGGAAAAGTGGGATCAAGCGCCGGTAGAAGTTCTCGATAAGTCGGATTATTTCTTTGGATTTAAGGGAACCGATTCAGAAGCGCCTCGTTGGGAAGGTCCGGATGATTTGTCTGCATCGATTCGTTATCTATGGGATGATGATTATCTGTATATTGGTGTTGAAGTTACAGATGATGTGGCAGGAGAATTAAAACATCAGGATAGCCGCTTGTGGAGGATGGATGGGCTTCAATTCCTTGTTGATCCGGCGCGACGCGAGATCAGTAAGCCGGGTAAGTATGAGTATAGTGTTGGTCGGGGCGCCAAGGGGATACAGGCATGGTGTACGTTATCAGCTGACTCGGATGTTGCGACCGGAGAGGTGCATGATATTCAAGTCGCGATTTTGCAACGAGGGGAGGGCGTGAACGGAGATGTCACCTATGAAATTGCTATTCCATGGTCCAGGCTTGCTCCGTTCGATCCGGTCGCAGGGAACAATCTCGGCTTTACGATGATTGTGAATGATGATGATGGTTCGGGGCGAAATGCTTTCATGACCTGGTTTGGAAATGCCCATAACAAAGATATCGACACAGTCGGAGACTTGATACTGCTTCCGTAAGCTTTGTGTGCACCTGTGACCCCTGTTGACATTTGTATGCCGATGAATGATCCATTTGGTACTAACCTGTTGCAGGTTGGAGCTCTGAAAACCTGGATGTCTCCTGAGTTGTGTTCGCTCAATCGCATCCCGATGCGTTCGACGCTTTATCCGTTTCCGTCGATCGAGGCAGCGAAGTCTGGTGTCCGTGAGGAATCTCCATGGTTTTGCTCTTTGGATGGCAAATGGAGGTTTCTTTTCCTGTCTAAGCCTGAGGAGGTAGCAGAAAGAGATCTGGATACGCTTGCGGATTGCCCTGATCTTGATGAAATCGATGTGCCTGGGAATTGGCCAATGCAAGGATACGGTTATCCCCATTACAGTAATCATACAATGCCGTTTTCCGATGAGCCGCCGTATGTGCCAGAGGATAATCCGACTGGTGTTTACTGTCGCAGGTTTCAAGTGCCGGATTACTGGAAAGGGCGCCGTATGATTCTCCATTTCGGAGGCGCTGAAAGTGTCTTGTATGTGTATGTGAACGGTCGACCTGTTGGGATGGGGAAGGACTCACGACTGCCTTCTGAGTTTGATGTGACCGACTTTGTAAATGTTGGCGGCATCAATACATTGGTTGCAATTGTTGTGCAATGGTCGGATGCTTCATTCATTGAGGATCAGGATCAGTGGTGGCTTGGAGGACTGCATCGCGAGGTATATATGTACTCGACTGAACGAGTGCATATTAGTGATGTTTTCGCAGTCGGTAATCTTGAAAATGATTACCAGGATGGCCGCCTTGATCTAACCGTAAAAGTTGGATCACCTAAAAATTCTCTGGAACAAGGATGGACTGTTGAGGCCATTCTTGTCGATCCTGACGGACAGGATGTTTTCGAGAATCCGCTACGTTCGGAAGTGCTGATGGGCCGACGGTGCGATTGGCCGCGTATGGAGGTCAAATTTGACGAGAAGATACTTAGTCCTTCACTTTGGTCTGCTGAATCGCCTAATTTATATCAGATTGTCGTTTCGCTGAAGGACCGATCGGGTCGGCTGGTCGAGTCAACAAGCACACGCATTGGGTTCCGCTCAGTAGAAGTTCGTGATCGCAATCTGCTGGTTAATGGGCAGCGGGTTCTTATCAATGGAATGAACCGACACGATCATCATGATACGCAGGGAAAAGCGGTTGATCGTGAAACGATGCGGCTCGATGCCATGCAGATGAAGCGGTTCAATGTGAATGCTGTGCGTTGCGCTCATTATCCGAACGACCCGTATTGGTTGGATCTATGTGATGAACTGGGATTATATGTAATCGACGAAGCGAATATTGAATCACACGATTATTTTCTGCAAATATGTCAGGACCTTCGCTACTCGGGAGCTTTTCTGGATCGAGGGCAGCGTATGGTCGAGCGGGATAAGAATCATCCGTCTATTATTCTTTGGTCTTTAGGGAATGAAAGCGGCTATGCTGCGAATCATGACGTAATGGCTGCCTGGATTCGTTCTTATGACCCGAGTCGAGCCCTACATTATGAGGCAGCGCTGTGGAATCGTCCGGGGGAACGAGTGCTTGAGATGGAGCATGATCTCTCGCTTGGTCATCATGCCAGCGACATTGTCTGTCCGATGTATCCATCCCTGGAACGCATTCGTGCATGGGCGACATCGACAAATCACCCTGATCAGCGACGGCCAATGATCCTGAGCGAGTACTCACATGCTATGGGAAACAGCAATGGGTCGCTTGCTGATTATTATGATTTGTTTGAGAATTGCCCAGGTGTTCAGGGGGGATTTGTTTGGGAGTGGATTGATCATGGTATTCGTCGCCTGACCGATGAGGGTAAAGCCTACTGGGCTTATGGTGGTGATTTTGATGATACGCCGAATGACCTGAATTTTTGTTGCGACGGATTGGTATGGCCGGATCGCTCGCCGCATCCGGCTCTGTTTGAATTTAAATACCTAGCGCAACCCGTCAAATTTCTAGGCCTGAAGGACGGGAGTTTGTTGATCAAGAATTGCCAGCACTTCTCTACTCTAAGCTGGTTAAGTGGAAGCTGGAAGATTACAATTAATGGAAGAGTTACACTTACTGGTGAATTGCCTCCATTGGCAGCGCCTCCACAGGGCTGCGAGAGCATACCTTTAGATGCTGAGTGTCCTGAGCTTGAGCCCGGAGAGGAGGCTGTATTTCATGTTTCGTTTAGCGCTGCTCATAAGATGCTTTGGTGTGAAGCTGGCCATGAGGTGGCCTGGGATCAGCTTGTTTTGAATCGGAGAGACCATAATGCTGTTATCGCGGATGCGAGCAACGATTCACTGTCAGAAAACCATACGGAACGCTCTGTTGTAATCGAGACTTCAGATATCAGTGTTTCTTTTGATAAATCAGCTGGTTTCCTTTCCCGAATTAATTGGAAGAATGAAGATATTGTGACTGATGGTCCATGTCTTCAGATATGGCGTGGGCCTACAGACAATGACGGCATTAAAGGGTGGACAGGACAGGAAAACAAGCCTCTGGGACAATGGCTAAACGCAGGTCTTGATCAAATCCAGTTAGAGTCTACGCGCTACGATGTTAATCGAAAAAGAGATGGTTCATATGTTATTGAATCAGAACATATTGCCGAAAGCAGGGATGTAGCTGCCAAGATTCGTCATAAGCATACTTACACTGTTTTTCCTCAAGGTATCATCAAGGTTGAGAATACCTTTGATGTTGACGAAGGGTTGCCGAGCTTACCGCGTTTAGGCGTTGTCATGGGATTGCCTGATTCATTTGAGCGGTTAACGTGGTATGGGCGTGGACCTTACGAGAACTATCGCGACCGTAACCGATCTGCGATGATTGATATGTACAAGAGCACTGTGCATGAACAATATGTGCCCTATATTCTCCCCCAGGAGCATGGAAATCATACAGATGTTCGGCAACTTTCACTTCAAAATTCAAAGCGTGGAATTACTGTTACCGGGGCAGTGGATATGGAGTTTTCTGTAAGTTATTATACTCCGGCTGATCTCTTTAGTGCAACTCATACGCATGAGCTGAAGCCAAGGGATAAAGTCTTCCTGAGTCTGGATGCAGTTCACTCCGGGCTGGGTACGGGGAGCTGTGGTCCTGCGACCTTGCCAGAGTATCAAATTTATCCTGGTCGTTATGTCTTGAATTACTATCTAGAGGTTTTTTAAGCGCAGAGAGTTGAATAGTAAAACGAGATTCAAGATGTTTTACTTCTCGTGATGTGATCTTTGTTATCTTTTTGTATGTTTTTGCTCAGGTAATTTGCAGCTGCCTTACAGTTTCGAATTAGCAGGATTCGATTTTTTTGAGGCGCAGAATCTAGTATATAGCCGCCAATCGCACCGACGAGTTCATTGCCAGAGGAGAACACTGGTGCAGCAACACGATAATTTGGCCCCTCTGGATCTGTTATTGTTGGAGCACTGTAGCCTAGTCGACGTACATCTGATAGGTAGGCCTCAAGTTTGGTTTCCGTGCCCCATATGGATTTGCCATGTTTTTTGAAAGGGTAGTTTGAGCGAAATTGTAGGATTTCATGTGGAGGAGCGAAGGCCATAAAAAGAAGTGAACTCGCCTTGGAGTAGAGAGGAATAACAGATTCTCGATGTTGAATGAGTTGCCCTGGGCGATTTGATTGAACTGACAATCTCATATAATTGATGCCATTGCGCAATTCCAGGAAAACGAGAGTTGCAAATGGGATTTGTGCTTGATGGCGGACGAGCACCTTCCCTGCAGAGGTCAATAGCTTTCGGGTATCATCCAAATGCTTCAATTCTGAGATGCTTTGGCCGATAGTAAAGCGCAGTGGATTGGTTCGGCGCAATAGAAAGTGTTCTTTCTCCAGGCTGCGGACGATTCGATAAGCTGTGTTTGCTTTGATTCCGGTTTGGGCTGAGATTTGATTGATCGTGCAACCATTCTCAACGCCAGCAACTACGTAGAGTATCTTTGTCGCACGCTCAAGCGATTGGATGTGTTCATTTCTTGGCATTAAGTTGTTCCAACAAGTAGGGGCAAGATACTTTTATCTGAAATTTGAAGCAATTCTTATCCTCTGTTAGTGAGTTCGTTAAAGTTATTTTCACCAGATTGATGAAAGTAGATTGAAAAGATTTATTTGATATCTGACTACAGATTTAATGATCAATGATCAATAAAATCTAATTATCGAGATTGATTGCTCTTGAAAAAAAACTGCGACCTAGAGCATAGTAATACCCCTCAGATATGATCCCTTGATTATGAAATCTATAAATACCCTATCACTTAAATATAGTCTTGCAGCATATGTCTCCTTGGCATCATTGCTCAACGGTGCAGACTTCTCATGGAATACATCTTCAGATACCAATTGGTCAATTGCGGCAAACTGGCTTGAGGACGGTGGAGCAACAGTAAATACTCCAGGAGCATCGGACAATGTTGTGACGCCAACGCTGTTTGGCGACCTTCGCGTTAACCTTGCCAGCGTTGATGTCGCGAGTTGGACATATAATTCAAGCTCCGATCACGAGATTGTTGGTTTGAATGGCGCCAGTGGTGCCAATTTGGGTGTGACAGGAACCTTGACCAAGAGTGGGAGTGGGACTTTGCTATTCCGTAATGGTGGAACTCAGTTATTAAACCTCACGGTAGGCAGTTTGTTGGTCGACGGCGGAACGCTTAATCTAGGGACCTTCAACTCGACTACTCTGAATAATTTTACCGCAGGTTCGGGCTCTGTTTCGAATGCTTCGGTTGGCTTGAATATAACCAGCGGAACTGCCAATGTGACCGGTAATCTGGCACTGAATGGTTCTGCGACAGTTAGTGTTCAGCAGCGTGTCGGGGCCAGTGGCACCCTTGCGGTTGGTTCTCTGTCATCTACTGGTTCAAGTAATGTCATTCAGGCCAATTCTTTTAGCGGTTCGGCATCGACTGGCACATTACAGCTGAATAATGCATCAGGAACATCCACCTATGGCGGTTTGATCGAATCTGGTGGGCCTTCTAGCGTGATGAATGTTGTAAAGAACGGTGCCGGCACGCAGATCTTTACCGGTGCCAATACTTACAATGGAACAACTACTGTAAACGCAGGCACATTGCTCATTAATAATACAACTGGTTCGGGCACAGGAACCAGCACCGTACAGGTCAACAATGGTGCTATTTTTGGTGGTAGTGGCAGCTCGACAGGTGACATTACTGTGGCCAACGGGGCTACTCTTATCAGTGGAGATGGCTCTGCTGCTTCAGATGGTCTTTCTTTATCTGGAGACTTATCATTATCTGATGGCTCTACGTTATCAATAGCCTTAGGTTCTTCTGGCGCTAGTTCTGCGTTAGAGCGTACCGGCGGTACTTGGAGTTTTGATTCAGATCAGACATTCCTGTTTTTAGACCTTGGGGCTGAAACTGGTACGTATAATAATATTATCAGTGGATTGACGGGCTCTGAAACTGGTTTGGCCAGTATTGGAACTTGGACAATTAGTAATAATGGTTGGCTGGGGACGTTTTCTTATAATGGCGCAGGTTCGGTTGACCTTGCGCTTACTACAATACCTGAGCCTTCCATGTATGCTTCCATGGCAGGGTTTGCTGTCGTGCTCTGTGTGATGCTCCGTAGACGCTTTACGCAGAAAGTTTTTATATAGTAATGTTATATCAAATTTAATAGCAGGGATTTGGAAAAGGGAATAAAGCACTAGAGCCTTTCCAAATAAGCTCGGCAGAGCTCTTTAGTTTTCTTCTCTGAAATTCCTGACTTATTTGGATCCTTAAAACCCCAATTTCAATCCAACATGTACTTTACTTAGCTTAGGCTGTGTCTTCAAGCTTACTCATCTCACATCTTTACTGGTAGTTTGTCCCGGATCTCATTCTATTACCTGGATCTCGCTTTACGGGACCTTGGTTCGACGCTTGAAATTTGATCTTAAAAGGCGAGCTATGACTATCCTGTATAAAGTTTGAGGGCACAGCTTATTTTTATCATTATCTGTTTTTTTGACCCCTGTAATCCTAAACTTAAAACAGTTTACTTATGAAATTCTCAACTGCTTTACCCCTCTCTTTTGTCAGCTTCATTCTATCTCTTTCCATATTGTCTTTCCGTCCGCTTGATGCAACAGTATATGTCTCGTCTCCAGAGTATCGATCTGATGTTAATGGTAATACACTAATACAAATAGATTCTCCGGATCACGCCAATCAAACTGCAGTAGCGAAGTGCTGGCAACATGGTGCCGGATTGGGAGCGGATACGACGGTAGCAACAGTTGCACTGGACGCCGCAGGCAAAGGGTCGTTTACGTTTCCGGCGGGTAGTTATCCGAAAGGCCCTATTACTATTCGCATAACTGCCGGTGGTGATACATGCCATTTGCAACTTTATAATACGGGAGGGGTGTCCTGGAAGGAGGGTTTGGCTGCTGCACCGACTCCTCCGCAAGCAGCTGGGCTATCACTTGTTTTTGCTGATGATTTTGATGGTCCTCTTTCAATTTCAAGAACCGGAGAAGGTGCGACTTACGGATCGCATACAGTAGGGTATAAGGATTTTAGTCGCCCTAAGTTCCGCGACTTTGAGGATAGTAATAATCCGTTTTCGCAAAGGGACACTTATTTACGTATTCGTGCGACAACTTTAGCAGATGAGTCGGGAACACCCGCCGAAGTGACTGCTGCAAGGTCGTTGAATTGGAATAGCTCAGCAGCGGGAACGGGGCATTTGTGTAGCGTCGCACAAAACCTAAGTGGTTTTAGAATGCAGGTCCCTTTCTATATGGAGTGCCGTTTTATTGCACAAAGGGCGAAAGGCAGCTGGCCATCATTCTGGGCACTCAGTACTCCGAATGTAGATGGAGGAGAGTATGCCGAAATTGATGTGATTGAAGCCTATGGTAGTGTCGCTCAAAAGCGCTATACCGCTGGTATTCATAACTGGCCCACTGATGATGCCCGTGATTATAAACTGGTGCAAATGGATGGCAGCATTGCTGGCACTAATGCTGCTGATTGGTCTGATTCAGTCCATACCTATGGCTGTCTAGTTACAGAGTCAGTTACGTATTACTATTTAGACAACGTTGAAGTTTGGAATCACCCAACTCGACAGGAGTGGTTGATTCAGGAATTTTACTTTTACTTTGGATATGCTTTTGCTGGTACTTCGGGCTGGCTCTCTGAGCTTGGTCGCTATGGTTTTAAGAGTGACATGTATGTGGATTGGGTTCGTATGTATGCAATTGAAGACAATGGAATCATTGTCGATAACTCTGATGCAAACTCGACACTTGTTGGATCATGGTCAGAGAGCACATCTACATTGGGTTACAACGGTGCGAACTATTTGCATGACGATAATTCGTCCGCTTTGAAGACTATTACTTGGACACCTGATTTTCCGAGTAGCGGTGCTTACGATGTATACATGCGCTGGACTGCTTACTCGAATCGAGCCAGTAATGCTCAGGTAGTTATTAACAGCCAGGGAAATACTAGTGATTTTACGGTAAATCAAAAGGTGGAAGGTAGTTATTGGAAGTATGTCGGCACCTACACCTTTGATGCTGGCAGTAATGCAACTACAAATAGCATAACGCTTAGGAACCAACTCCTGAACGGGACATCCTGTAACGGTTATGTTATCGCTGATGCAGTAAAGGTGGTTCCATCTGCACCGAAAGAAGTAATTGTCGATAACACAGATTCCGGGGTAGTGCGTTCCGGGAGTTGGAGCTCCTCAACATCGAGCCCAGGTTATTATGGGACTGATTATGAACATGATGGTGATTCATCAAGCTTGAAGACATTTACATGGGTTCCTCAGGTTCCGACCAATAGTTCCTACGATGTTTACATGCAGTGGACTGCCTATAGCAATCGAGCCAGCAATGCTCAAGTCGTAATCAAGCATCAGGGGAACAGCAGTGAACTGACGGTTAATCAAAGGGTTGATGGTCAAGTATGGAATTATATTGGTACGTATGCGTTCAATGCTGGTACGGATGCAGCTAATAACAGTATTGCTCTGAGAAATCAACTAATGGACGGAACATCTTGCGACGGTTACGTGATAGCTGACGCGGTCCGTATTGTTGAAACTGCAGCTGCCGAGATTATAGTTGATAATACGGATTCAGGAACTTCCTCTAGTGGAAGTTGGTCCGACAGCTCCTATCGCCCTGGCTATTACGGTACTGGTTATAAGTATGATGGCCAGTCCTCTTCGCTCAAAACGTTTACTTGGACCCCCAGTTTTCAGCAGACGAGATTGTATGATGTTTACATGCAATGGGCTTCTTATTCGGATCGAGCAAGTAATGCACAGGTTGTGGTAAACTTCCAGGGAAGTTCTGATGTGCTGTCAGTCAATCAACGTTTGAACGGTGGACAGTGGAACTATCTAGGGACTTATGAATTCGCTCAGGGCAGCGATGCGCTGAACAATAGTGTCACGATTAAAAATCAGCTGCCCGGCGGAACTTCGTGTGATGGTCAAGTTATTGCGGATGCGGTACGGTTTGTGCCATTTGGCGGTGTGATGGTTTTGGATAATACTGCTTCCGAAGTCTCAAGGGTGGGCTCCTGGCTTCCTAGTACATATGTGTCAGGTTACCATGATTCCAATTATG
The Rubellicoccus peritrichatus DNA segment above includes these coding regions:
- a CDS encoding sugar-binding protein, giving the protein MPHHIHNPVLILVFLVVSSFGLQAQESPMDMLYAEDFDGIVEDWDFKGSVELVEGDAFAGESVLLLSKTEANLREEVVATGPLFDVSSGTLEVTFATRSNLESWDNSYNGTLSLRFFNKDGEQLSTYELGAWYRMNPWNKGVVQVAVPDGAAKACLIASINKETTGDFGVDNITVSRAEDSNDDNGLRRMMFTMSQLGHLLYPEDDRTAEVEVWSTEPLSDELREAIFTVSDYWGAEQNHPIHLELEPAGEIEDPGYFVYKTTVDLSDVPLEVGRYYELHGEIAPAGQEAFSNYTAFAILPEATTNQYEPSEVPFTSRTWDQRIKESPLLTHRLGMRICNVWGRMWADPERVQAIQIDVVNELGMAVLTSAPSKWVEDRDSDWEELLQNDGALIRQGVRNFFDKYGHIKPMMVILGNEPHSKGDDVKVDVEAYRIVYTEIKKIDPSVLVVGTSIGLNEDYFKAGFGEWCDVYNFHSYEDPEGVRDIVENGYPAMFEKYGFPKPVWSTELGMNSQGMARLAVAGLLYKKFANFFAGGGANASWFGLFYPDPNARIHNSFASAHNVFDCRYSKYAPKLDAIAYYNAVNGIGIKKFVTDKVYVDGEHLFLFRDVDGRSLIIAYNEEGRHDVFIPMPDVSSVDIVRIDGSRDQLDARGKGISLTIGEDPILISYGDGPGDLPEKLEVAPIRFSDLPVELNRHINNQVGFTRDGIGDETIELKLPPFWEVERAGSVGQQSAFEQFSIQVPADSRLREATLDVLISGDDQNGRPIGLLTARIPVVEELSIELLPVPAVEQDEPGVKLVIQNNSLNSKDLTWKVVLEGEQSLKEGKYTRISDTDAHFMMPATGFLSLPARESSEIYLPIDNTEPVAVYHVKATVRDQSGNVISRKRPVAGFIPVFKLCSPLVIDGVLDEEKWDQAPVEVLDKSDYFFGFKGTDSEAPRWEGPDDLSASIRYLWDDDYLYIGVEVTDDVAGELKHQDSRLWRMDGLQFLVDPARREISKPGKYEYSVGRGAKGIQAWCTLSADSDVATGEVHDIQVAILQRGEGVNGDVTYEIAIPWSRLAPFDPVAGNNLGFTMIVNDDDGSGRNAFMTWFGNAHNKDIDTVGDLILLP
- a CDS encoding glycoside hydrolase family 2 TIM barrel-domain containing protein — protein: MNDPFGTNLLQVGALKTWMSPELCSLNRIPMRSTLYPFPSIEAAKSGVREESPWFCSLDGKWRFLFLSKPEEVAERDLDTLADCPDLDEIDVPGNWPMQGYGYPHYSNHTMPFSDEPPYVPEDNPTGVYCRRFQVPDYWKGRRMILHFGGAESVLYVYVNGRPVGMGKDSRLPSEFDVTDFVNVGGINTLVAIVVQWSDASFIEDQDQWWLGGLHREVYMYSTERVHISDVFAVGNLENDYQDGRLDLTVKVGSPKNSLEQGWTVEAILVDPDGQDVFENPLRSEVLMGRRCDWPRMEVKFDEKILSPSLWSAESPNLYQIVVSLKDRSGRLVESTSTRIGFRSVEVRDRNLLVNGQRVLINGMNRHDHHDTQGKAVDRETMRLDAMQMKRFNVNAVRCAHYPNDPYWLDLCDELGLYVIDEANIESHDYFLQICQDLRYSGAFLDRGQRMVERDKNHPSIILWSLGNESGYAANHDVMAAWIRSYDPSRALHYEAALWNRPGERVLEMEHDLSLGHHASDIVCPMYPSLERIRAWATSTNHPDQRRPMILSEYSHAMGNSNGSLADYYDLFENCPGVQGGFVWEWIDHGIRRLTDEGKAYWAYGGDFDDTPNDLNFCCDGLVWPDRSPHPALFEFKYLAQPVKFLGLKDGSLLIKNCQHFSTLSWLSGSWKITINGRVTLTGELPPLAAPPQGCESIPLDAECPELEPGEEAVFHVSFSAAHKMLWCEAGHEVAWDQLVLNRRDHNAVIADASNDSLSENHTERSVVIETSDISVSFDKSAGFLSRINWKNEDIVTDGPCLQIWRGPTDNDGIKGWTGQENKPLGQWLNAGLDQIQLESTRYDVNRKRDGSYVIESEHIAESRDVAAKIRHKHTYTVFPQGIIKVENTFDVDEGLPSLPRLGVVMGLPDSFERLTWYGRGPYENYRDRNRSAMIDMYKSTVHEQYVPYILPQEHGNHTDVRQLSLQNSKRGITVTGAVDMEFSVSYYTPADLFSATHTHELKPRDKVFLSLDAVHSGLGTGSCGPATLPEYQIYPGRYVLNYYLEVF
- a CDS encoding helix-turn-helix domain-containing protein, with the protein product MPRNEHIQSLERATKILYVVAGVENGCTINQISAQTGIKANTAYRIVRSLEKEHFLLRRTNPLRFTIGQSISELKHLDDTRKLLTSAGKVLVRHQAQIPFATLVFLELRNGINYMRLSVQSNRPGQLIQHRESVIPLYSKASSLLFMAFAPPHEILQFRSNYPFKKHGKSIWGTETKLEAYLSDVRRLGYSAPTITDPEGPNYRVAAPVFSSGNELVGAIGGYILDSAPQKNRILLIRNCKAAANYLSKNIQKDNKDHITRSKTS
- a CDS encoding autotransporter-associated beta strand repeat-containing protein, whose protein sequence is MKSINTLSLKYSLAAYVSLASLLNGADFSWNTSSDTNWSIAANWLEDGGATVNTPGASDNVVTPTLFGDLRVNLASVDVASWTYNSSSDHEIVGLNGASGANLGVTGTLTKSGSGTLLFRNGGTQLLNLTVGSLLVDGGTLNLGTFNSTTLNNFTAGSGSVSNASVGLNITSGTANVTGNLALNGSATVSVQQRVGASGTLAVGSLSSTGSSNVIQANSFSGSASTGTLQLNNASGTSTYGGLIESGGPSSVMNVVKNGAGTQIFTGANTYNGTTTVNAGTLLINNTTGSGTGTSTVQVNNGAIFGGSGSSTGDITVANGATLISGDGSAASDGLSLSGDLSLSDGSTLSIALGSSGASSALERTGGTWSFDSDQTFLFLDLGAETGTYNNIISGLTGSETGLASIGTWTISNNGWLGTFSYNGAGSVDLALTTIPEPSMYASMAGFAVVLCVMLRRRFTQKVFI